Proteins encoded within one genomic window of Komagataella phaffii GS115 chromosome 3, complete sequence:
- a CDS encoding Mitochondrial protein kinase, with product MEARPYGVVFLHNQNLSLDLELKHSLNLSQRPIHMPKLSTIADNIFRLGPYPEYSMLLNKYHFYQNSMLLHWAERNAHPVTLKHLANYGKTLNKDKIIMSANFVRNEIPVRLALRIKSLQKLPFDVVNNFHFAQVYECYYHCFNSFRKYSRIDNLEENDKFCEFIKDTLDEHLTVLPHLMMGALENSILNSLPQKELDEFMSSMLRSRVSRRVILEEHISLTTRFQKNKSSDSLGDLFSECSAFEQLEICTGILINYLRGLYPNLQLPELIIEGEDAKFPFMLSHLHFIFGEILRNSYKAVITNCLRINDHLGEDQLSKIKPPPIVVSVANNAKDVVFRFSDQGGGMPKEVLQDIWSFGKSPKKAQVYLNTFHSLPGLDLNPHFQVKDSFSGQHKKQPPLDGSANALLKNITHMEEIVTQRMGIQDKESQEGLYSRKKSFMRSLIARPFDLTLGVSLPMCKVYTDYWNGDLRMHSLEGYGSDTYLRLSKLGSFNSDKVQLDRA from the coding sequence ATGGAAGCGCGACCTTATGGGGTTGTCTTCTTACATAATCAGAATCTTAGCCTAGATCTTGAGCTCAAACACAGCTTAAACCTAAGTCAACGTCCCATCCATATGCCGAAGCTCTCAACTATAGCCGATAATATATTTAGGCTGGGACCGTATCCCGAGTACTCTATGCTGCTGAACAAATATCATTTCTATCAAAACTCAATGCTGTTGCATTGGGCGGAAAGAAACGCTCATCCTGTGACTCTTAAGCACTTGGCCAACTATGGTAAGACATTGAACAAAGATAAAATCATTATGAGTGCTAATTTTGtaagaaatgaaattcCCGTCCGATTGGCTTTGAGAATCAAGTCGTTGCAGAAGCTACCATTCGACGTGGTGAACAATTTCCATTTCGCACAGGTTTATGAGTGCTACTATCATTGTTTCAATTCGTTCAGAAAATATAGTCGGATTGACAACTTAGAGGAGAACGACAAGTTTTGTGAGTTTATCAAGGATACCTTGGACGAACATCTCACCGTACTGCCACATCTAATGATGGGAGCTCTCGAGAATAGTATTTTGAACAGTTTACCACAGAAAGAGTTGGACGAATTCATGTCGTCCATGTTACGCTCAAGAGTTAGTAGAAGGGTAATTCTAGAGGAACACATATCCTTGACTACcagatttcaaaaaaacaagtcttcagattctttggGGGATCTGTTTAGTGAATGTTCTGCGTTCGAACAGTTGGAAATTTGCACTGGAATTCTGATAAATTATTTACGTGGCTTATACCCTAATTTGCAGTTGCCAGAGCTGATCATTGAGGGAGAGGATGCAAAGTTTCCATTTATGCTCAGCCATTTACATTTCATATTTGGAGAGATTCTTAGAAATTCTTACAAAGCAGTCATTACGAACTGTTTGCGTATCAACGATCACCTAGGAGAAGACCAGTTAAGTAAAATCAAACCACCTCCCATAGTTGTTTCTGTTGCCAACAATGCGAAAGATGTTGTGTTTAGATTTTCAGATCAAGGAGGCGGGATGCCGAAGGAAGTATTGCAAGATATCTGGTCATTTGGAAAGTCTCCGAAGAAAGCACAGGTTTATTTGAACACTTTCCATTCATTGCCAGGATTAGACCTGAATCCTCACTTTCAAGTCAAAGACTCCTTCAGTGGTCAGCACAAAAAACAGCCACCTCTTGATGGGTCTGCCAACGCCTTACTCAAGAATATCACTCACATGGAAGAAATAGTCACCCAAAGAATGGGAATTCAAGATAAAGAATCACAAGAGGGACTTTATTCCAGGAAAAAGAGCTTTATGCGTTCGCTTATAGCTAGACCATTTGATTTGACCTTAGGTGTCAGTTTGCCCATGTGCAAAGTTTACACTGATTACTGGAATGGAGATCTTCGAATGCACTCCTTGGAAGGCTATGGTAGTGACACTTATCTGCGCTTAAGTAAGCTAggttctttcaactctgaTAAGGTACAGTTGGATAGGGCTTGA
- a CDS encoding Nicotinamidase, whose amino-acid sequence MSKSALLIIDLQNDFLEGGSLAVPDGNEIIDPIIELAQKKDWDLVIATKDWHPQDHTSFASNHGVKPYTELEFTNPENEAEKKIQVVWPDHCVQNSNGSEFPPKFKAFWEQFTGPKELVKKGYLSDREYYSAFSDVWKLHKTELDSLLKGHGIRNVTIVGLALDFCVFHTASDALRENYSVTLVTNLTRSVADREGPPSKLQSLGAHLAEYNGSEIIIK is encoded by the coding sequence ATGAGCAAATCGGCACTACTTATTATTGATTTACAGAACGACTTTCTAGAAGGGGGGTCATTGGCTGTTCCTGACGGAAATGAGATCATCGATCCAATCATTGAGCTAGCTCAGAAGAAGGATTGGGATTTAGTCATTGCCACTAAGGATTGGCATCCCCAGGACCATACGTCATTTGCCTCTAACCACGGAGTCAAGCCGTATACCGAGCTAGAGTTCACAAACCCAGAAAATGAAGcggaaaagaaaattcagGTGGTGTGGCCGGATCATTGTGTTCAAAACTCCAATGGAAGTGAATTTCCACCTAAGTTCAAGGCCTTTTGGGAACAGTTTACAGGGCCTAAAGAGCTAGTGAAGAAGGGGTATCTTTCCGATAGGGAGTACTATTCTGCATTTAGTGACGTTTGGAAGCTGCACAAAACCGAACTGGATTCGCTTTTGAAAGGGCATGGTATTCGAAATGTTACAATTGTAGGTCTTGCTCTTGATTTCTGCGTATTTCACACTGCCAGTGATGCTCTCCGAGAGAACTATTCGGTAACATTGGTGACTAACCTCACCAGGAGTGTTGCCGATCGCGAAGGTCCGCCCTCCAAGCTACAATCCCTGGGAGCACATCTCGCAGAGTACAACGGCAGCGAAATTATTATCAAATAG
- a CDS encoding Conserved ubiquitin-like modifier, whose product MSDDIKEASPPVNNPTLSESAVLDKVPKTSSLLDEIKERHAQEVCKISIRFIPIGSAPEITPKVFKISSSNNFGALLSFLDKRLGNNLIYKNQINHLTGGRIFGYLHNSFAPSPDENLDNLYKNFGINGELVVSYSDRVAFS is encoded by the coding sequence ATGAGTGATGATATTAAAGAGGCTTCACCTCCCGTGAATAATCCCACTTTGTCGGAATCTGCAGTACTTGACAAAGTTCCCAagacttcttctttgttaGACGAGATTAAGGAAAGACACGCACAAGAGGTTTGCAAGATCAGTATAAGATTCATACCTATTGGATCAGCCCCAGAAATCACACCCAAAGTATTCAAgatttcctcttccaacAACTTTGGTGCTTTGCTCAGTTTCTTGGATAAACGATTGGGAAACAACCTTATTTACAAAAATCAGATCAACCATTTGACTGGAGGAAGAATATTCGGTTATCTACACAATTCGTTTGCACCATCCCCCGACGAGAACTTGGACAATCTATACAAGAATTTTGGCATCAATGGGGAACTAGTGGTGTCATATTCTGACAGAGTAGCTTTCAGCTAG
- a CDS encoding Protein required for oxidation of specific cysteine residues of the transcription factor Yap1p, with protein sequence MTDSNSTDSELEKSSKELLTVDTICHYLDDAAQDALETKDYLSYLTVIDIHLATDPEKFSVEERIQLLEKLLKILQENDELLYEIGWDIPALLFQYHGLEWDDLRIELKNSKGRMAMFHIFELLAEKGNAKELLLKCCELLPRCVDSSSENNDIIFKLRFHSLFELMVASQRRIVSNYPSRFLAMMIPPVINLLSNKLESPIFVLRRIYTLLRDYHPCLRPDVSENTTAEDIRELSLLHTQENYLQRKLLTTFLTHSIELQSNTIKVLVAPTVFEKLEKSVHSQKLGLHLNSEFHRENMILLGRFVTLSQSYDINLEEEIKKQIEETETLFSQLDHNQELDTLNDKIFSLVIENFNGTGLHDKDLKELPLSSIGCIILYTFNVLIENPSAKSYSILDFEKVVKLSLRFLLPSMLNPNLTSYSLDDALYAWAWVTVSKENNLSQIPEILITTYLQLLITKSTINFSDYLAPLEAKSRNIILYTLISRVLSLVHESTSWNFLKDSLTTCPFNNARSVLLSILKDLCLRSRNITVASLNDKLEKVDLNTKPTIPARDIPYITLSQARGDDIVRLATDTVNKTLAGKEVKEDEVILLLSYINFITALKSKIEPQSINRFIELVNKKLKNIDPEDNNGHLIKLAVERVSQ encoded by the coding sequence ATGACTGACTCAAATTCAACTGACTCTGAACTCGAAAAAAGTAGCAAAGAGCTTCTTACTGTTGACACCATTTGCCACTATCTTGACGATGCTGCGCAAGATGCTCTGGAGACCAAAGATTATCTGTCTTATCTAACTGTGATCGACATTCACCTTGCTACTGATccagaaaagttttccgTTGAGGAAAGGattcaacttttggaaaagcttttgaaaattttaCAAGAGAACGATGAACTCTTGTATGAAATTGGTTGGGATATTCCTGCTCTTTTGTTCCAATACCATGGACTTGAATGGGATGATCTCCGAATAGAACTAAAAAACTCCAAAGGTAGGATGGCAATGTTCCATATATTTGAACTCTTAGCCGAGAAGGGTAATGCAAAGGAGCTTTTGCTCAAATGTTGTGAGTTGCTTCCTCGATGTGTCGATTCAAGCAGTGAGAACAATGAcattattttcaaattgaggTTTCATTCTCTATTTGAACTAATGGTAGCAAGTCAAAGACGAATAGTATCTAATTATCCTTCTCGTTTTCTTGCGATGATGATACCCCCAGTTATAAACTTGCTTTCCAACAAACTTGAAAGCCCAATCTTTGTTTTAAGAAGAATATATACATTATTGAGAGATTACCACCCTTGCTTGAGACCAGATGTGAGTGAGAACACAACTGCTGAGGATATACGAGAGCTGTCGCTTTTGCATACCCAGGAGAATTATCTTCAAAGGAAGCTTCTAACAACGTTTTTGACACATTCTATTGAATTGCAATCAAATACGATTAAGGTACTAGTTGCTCCAACTGTTTTTGAGAAGTTGGAGAAAAGTGTTCACAGCCAAAAGTTAGGCTTGCATTTGAACTCAGAATTCCACCGTGAAAATATGATTCTTTTGGGACGGTTCGTTACTCTGTCACAATCTTACGATATAAACctagaagaagagattAAAAAGCAAATTGAGGAGACAGAAACGCTCTTTTCTCAGCTTGACCACAACCAGGAGTTGGATACACTGAATGATAAAATATTTTCTCTGGTGATTGAGAATTTTAACGGCACCGGTTTACATgacaaagatttgaaggaaTTACCCCTCTCCAGTATTGGATGTATTATTCTTTACACTTTCAATGTTCTGATAGAAAATCCTTCTGCCAAGTCTTACTCTATTTTagactttgaaaaggtgGTTAAACTCTCTTTGAGGTTTTTATTACCTTCGATGCTAAATCCGAACTTAACTTCTTACAGTTTGGACGATGCCCTGTATGCTTGGGCATGGGTCACAGTGTCCAAAGAGAACAATTTATCCCAAATTCCAGAAATACTCATAACAACGTATCTTCAGCTGCTCATCACCAAATCTACCATTAACTTCAGTGATTATCTAGCGCCTTTGGAAGCAAAGAGTCGAAACATCATTCTGTACACGTTAATCAGCCGTGTATTGTCTCTGGTTCACGAGTCCACGAGCTGGaattttctcaaagattcaCTGACTACTTGTCCCTTCAACAACGCTAGATCAGTGTTGTTATCTATTCTGAAAGATTTGTGCCTAAGAAGTAGGAATATCACTGTTGCAAGTCTGAACGATAAATTAGAAAAAGTTGACCTGAATACCAAACCAACTATTCCAGCCAGAGACATTCCTTATATTACTTTGAGCCAGGCCAGGGGTGACGACATTGTAAGATTGGCTACAGATACTGTAAACAAGACACTGGCTGGCAAAGAAGTtaaagaagatgaagttATTTTATTGTTGAGCTACATCAATTTTATTACAGCTCTGaaatccaaaattgaaCCTCAGTCTATTAACAGGTTCATCGAGCTTGTAAACAAAAAGCTAAAAAACATAGATCCTGAGGACAACAATGGCCATTTGATCAAACTGGCTGTGGAAAGAGTTTCTCAGTAA
- a CDS encoding Mitochondrial matrix ATPase translates to MLSNFSRNIRSPVSRAALQAVRYNSNAKISGQVIGIDLGTTNSAVAVMEGKSPKIIENAEGARTTPSVVAFTKEGERLVGVAAKRQAVVNPENTLFATKRLIGRRFEDAEVQRDIKQVPYKIVKHTNGDAWLEARGERYSPSQIGGFVLNKMKETAEAHLGKPVKDAVVTVPAYFNDSQRQATKDAGAIVGLNVARVVNEPTAAALAYGLEKTDANVVAVFDLGGGTFDISILDIDNGVFEVKSTNGDTHLGGEDFDIALVRYIVDAFKKESGIDLHDDRMAIQRIREASEKAKIELSSAASTEVNLPFITADASGPKHINLKMSRSQLEQLVDPLIKRTVEPVKKALKDASLSTSDVSEVILVGGMTRMPKVVETVKQLFGKEPSKAVNPDEAVAIGAAIQGAVLSGEVKDVLLLDVTPLSLGIETLGGVFTRLIPRNTTIPTKKSQVFSTASSGQTSVEIRVFQGERELVRDNKLIGNFTLAGIPPAPKGVPQIEVTFDIDADGIINVSAKDKASGKDNSITVAGSSGLSESEIEKMINDAEKFAEEDKVRKEAIETANRADQLCNDTENSLNEFKDKVDKTEAEEISKKISELKEIIAKVNSGEAIEAATVKEKTEDLQNASLKLFEKMYKDNASSSGSEEPKN, encoded by the coding sequence ATgctttcaaatttttctaGGAACATCAGATCTCCTGTTTCACGAGCTGCTTTGCAAGCTGTGAGATACAACTCCAATGCTAAGATTTCCGGTCAAGTTATCGGTATCGATTTAGGTACCACCAACTCCGCCGTTGCCGTCATGGAGGGAAAGAGCCCAAAGATCATTGAGAACGCTGAAGGTGCTAGAACCACTCCCTCCGTCGTTGCTTTCACCAAGGAAGGTGAGAGACTGGTTGGTGTTGCTGCCAAGAGACAGGCTGTTGTCAACCCAGAGAACACTTTGTTTGCCACCAAGAGATTGATTGGTAGAAGATTCGAGGACGCtgaagttcaaagagatATCAAGCAAGTTCCATACAAGATCGTCAAGCACACCAATGGTGATGCTTGGCTGGAGGCCAGAGGTGAAAGATATTCGCCTTCCCAAATTGGTGGTTTCGTTCTGAACAAGATGAAGGAAACCGCTGAGGCCCATTTAGGTAAGCCAGTTAAGGATGCCGTTGTTACCGTCCCTGCTTACTTCAACGACTCTCAGAGACAGGCCACAAAGGATGCCGGTGCTATTGTTGGTTTGAATGTTGCTCGTGTTGTTAATGAGCCAACTGCCGCCGCCTTGGCTTACGGTCTGGAAAAGACTGATGCTAACGTTGTCGCCGTTTTCGATTTGGGTGGTGGTACTTTCGATATCTCCATCTTGGACATTGATAACGGTGTGTTCGAAGTCAAGTCTACCAACGGTGACACCCATCTAGGTGGTGAGGACTTTGACATTGCTTTGGTCAGATACATTGTTGACGCCTTCAAAAAGGAATCTGGTATTGACTTGCACGACGACAGAATGGCTATCCAAAGAATCAGAGAAGCTTCCGAGAAGGCTAAGATCGAATTGTCTTCTGCCGCTTCTACTGAAGTCAACTTGCCTTTCATCACCGCTGACGCTTCTGGCCCAAAACACATTAACTTGAAGATGTCCAGATCTCAATTGGAGCAATTGGTTGATCCACTTATCAAGAGAACCGTTGAGCCAGTTAAGaaggctttgaaagatgccAGCTTGTCAACCTCTGATGTTTCTGAAGTCATTTTGGTTGGTGGTATGACCAGAATGCCAAAGGTCGTGGAAACAGTTAAGCAGCTGTTCGGTAAGGAGCCTTCCAAGGCTGTTAACCCAGATGAGGCCGTTGCAATTGGTGCTGCCATTCAAGGTGCTGTTTTGTCTGGAGAGGTCAAGGACGTTCTATTGTTGGATGTCACTCCTCTATCCTTGGGTATCGAGACCTTGGGTGGTGTCTTCACTAGACTGATTCCAAGAAACACTACTATTCCAACCAAGAAATCTCAAGTATTCTCTACTGCCTCATCTGGTCAAACCTCTGTTGAAATCAGAGTTTTCCAAGGTGAGAGAGAGTTGGTACGTGACAACAAATTGATCGGTAACTTCACTTTGGCTGGTATTCCACCTGCTCCAAAGGGTGTTCCTCAGATTGAGGTCACTTTCGACATTGACGCAGATGGTATCATCAACGTTTCTGCTAAGGACAAGGCCTCCGGTAAGGACAACTCTATTACTGTGGCTGGTTCTTCTGGTCTTTCCGAATCTGAAATCGAGAAGATGATCAACGACGCTGAGAAGTTTGCCGAAGAGGACAAGGTTAGAAAGGAGGCTATTGAGACTGCCAACAGAGCTGACCAGTTGTGTAACGATACTGAGAACTCTTTGAACGAGTTCAAGGATAAGGTTGACAAGACCGAGGCCGAGGagatttccaagaagatcTCTGAGTTAAAGGAGATTATTGCCAAGGTTAACAGTGGCGAGGCTATCGAAGCTGCCACTGTTAAAGAGAAGACCGAAGACCTTCAAAAcgcttctttgaagttgttcGAGAAGATGTACAAGGACAACGCTTCCTCATCTGGTTCTGAAGAGCCAAAGAACTAG